The following proteins are co-located in the Colletotrichum lupini chromosome 4, complete sequence genome:
- a CDS encoding LSM domain-containing protein: MSREWFSKALLHVKFEAENNHGCARQETPTKPCASLQAFHADLTEAIGQSEHLCAITASRETAKLFQPCCVYLCPAFKDVVATHTTSTPSTPIPIRLPPIMSTDPKIQELLTKSRNELTEYEIAQLEEHEFSAGPLSILQTAVRSHTQVLISIRNNRKLLARVKAFDRHCNMVLENVKEMWTETPRLANGKKGRPVNKDRFISKINPTIADEKELSVLVLLCGPSTIIIWAIHNNVETEKTGRTKGLHYPATRRICLNKMNWDRERGALGLVTTWRMLTVPYRVEDKMDQLGSFIFSLTL; this comes from the exons ATGTCGCGGGAATGGTTTTCCAAGGCTCTTCTCCACGTCAAATTCGAGGCCGAGAATAACCATGG GTGCGCCCGGCAGGAAACCCCCACTAAACCTTGCGCATCGCTGCAAGCTTTCCA CGCCGACCTCACTGAAGCTATTGGCCAATCAGAGCATCTGTGCGCCATTACGGCGAGCCGCGAGACTGCCAAACTCTTTCAGCCTTGCTGTGTGTACCTTTGCCCAGCATTCAAAGACGTTGTCGCGACACACACCACATCAACACCCTCCACGCCTATCCCCATCAGACTGCCGCCCATCATGTCGACCGATCCTAAGATCCA GGAGCTTCTCACCAAGTCGCGCAACGAGTTGACCGAGTACGAAATCGCACAGCTCGAAGAGCACGAGTTCAGCGCCGGACCCCTTTCCATCCTCCAGACCGCCGTCCGTAGCCACACCCAGGTCCTCATCTCCATCAGAAACAACCGAAAGCTCCTTGCGCGCGTCAAGGCCTTTGACAGACACTGCAACATGGTTCTGGAGAACGTCAAG GAAATGTGGACAGAGACGCCGCGCCTGGCCAACGGCAAGAAGGGTCGTCCCGTGAACAAGGACCGCTTCATCAGCAAGAT AAATCCAACAATCGCGGATGAGAAGGAGTTGAGCGTGTTGGTCTTGTTATGCGGCCCCTCTACGATAATCATCTGGGCCATACACAATAACGTTGAAACCGAGAAAACGGGGAGAACAAAGGGACTGCACTATCCGGCCACACGAAGAATATGCCTCAACAAGATGAATTGGGACCGTGAACGAGGCGCGCTTGGTTTGGTGACAACTTGGCGCATGCTCACCGTGCCATACC GCGTTGAAGACAAAATGGATCAATTGGGTTCTTTCATTTTCTCCCTGACTCTTTGA
- a CDS encoding dihydroxyacetone kinase, translating to MSAKHFINDPTKLVNQALHSLTLTNPSLALDKPNKIIYRRPTPDAANKKTVSVVSGGGSGHEPSFAAMVGQGLLSAAVAGTIFASPSAEQVRTAVASRVDTSAGVLVTVMNYTGDVLNFGMAVEKARAGGLEVEMVVVGDDVGVGRAKAGKVGRRGIAGTVLVHKIAGALAAQGRPLAEVAKVARLTAENLVSVGASLEHVHVPGRAVPSGEEEGALQLGEAELGMGIHNEPGSGRESADLEGLVGKMLTQLLDQSDKDRAFLNVNSNEVVLLVNNLGGVSALELGGITAEVAAQLEGSYGIRPVRILSGTYMTSLNGLGFSISLLNVVNTDIGGPSMIQLLDYPTEATGWSSPILKETWEAKNQATREEAADAGQATKPSDLKYDAAAATKAITGGLQRVIAAEPEVTRYDTVVGDGDCGIGLKRGAEAILKHISQNPLTGDAVVDLASVVPVVENTMDGTSGALYAIFLNALTAALRSLSPGSADAKTWAAALKQSSDAMSRYTPARPGDRTLVDALYPFVEVLGESGDVKKAAEAARAGAETTKGMKASLGRTVYVGGSGFEQVPDPGAWGLSCFFSGLAGLEGEDGWEKL from the exons ATGTCAGCCAAACACTTCATCAATGACCCAACCAAGTTGGTCAACCAGGCCCTCCACAGCCTAACCCTCACAAACCCAAGCCTGGCCCTCGACAAGCCCAACAAGATCATCTACCGCAGACCGACACCCGATGCCGCCAACAAAAAGACCGTCTCCGTCGTCTCGGGCGGCGGCTCGGGCCACGAGCCCTCCTTCGCAGCCATGGTCGGCCAGGGTCTCCTCTCCGCCGCCGTGGCGGGCACCATCTTCGCCAGCCCGAGCGCGGAGCAGGTCCGGACGGCCGTCGCCTCGCGCGTCGACACTAGCGCGGGCGTCCTCGTCACCGTCATGAACTACACGGGCGACGTGCTCAACTTTGGGATGGCTGTCGAAAAGGCCCGCGCCGGCGGCCTCGAGGTCGAGATGGTTGTCGTCGGCGACGACGTCGGCGTCGGGCGGGCCAAGGCGGGTAAGGTCGGACGGAGGGGCATCGCGGGCACGGTACTCGTGCACAAGATTGCCGGCGCGCTCGCGGCCCAGGGCAGGCCGCTGGCCGAGGTCGCAAAGGTCGCGCGCCTGACGGCCGAGAACCTGGTCAGCGTCGGCGCGAGCCTGGAGCACGTCCACGTTCCCGGGCGCGCGGTGCCCAgcggcgaggaggagggcgCGCTGCAGCTCGGTGAGGCGGAGCTGGGCATGGGAATCCACAACGAGCCGGGTTCCGGCCGGGAGAGCGCGGATCTGGAAGGGTTGGTGGGCAAGATGCTCACGCAGCTGCTGGATCAGAGCGACAAGGACAGGGCGTTTTTGAACGTCAACTCGAACGAGGTCGTGCTGTTGGTCAACAACCTCGGTGGCGTGAGCGCGCTCGAGCTCGGGGGCATCACGGCCGAGGTCGCGGCGCAGTTGGAGGGCAGCTACGGGATCCGGCCCGTAAGAATCCTGAGCGGGACGTACATGACGAGCCTCAACGGTCTGGGCTTCAGCATCTCGCTCCTCAACGTCGTCAACACGGACATTGGCGGCCCGAGCATGATCCAGCTGCTCGATTACCCGACCGAGGCCACGGGCTGGTCGTCGCCCATCCTCAAGGAGACGTGGGAGGCCAAGAACCAGGCCACGCGGGAGGAGGCGGCGGACGCCGGGCAGGCGACGAAGCCTAGCGATCTCAAGTACGATGCTGCTGCGGCCACCAAGGCTATCACGGGCGGTCTGCAGAGGGTCATTGCGGCCGAGCCCGAAGTGACTAGGTATGACACCGTCGTCGGTGACGGCGATTGCGGCATCGGTCTGAAGAGAGGAGCTGAAG CAATCCTCAAGCACATCTCACAGAACCCCCTGACAGGCGACGCCGTCGTCGACCTCGCCTCCGTGGTCCCCGTCGTCGAGAACACAATGGACGGCACCTCGGGCGCCCTCTACGCAATCTTCCTCAACGCCCTCACCGCCGCCCTCCGCAGCCTGTCCCCCGGGTCCGCCGACGCGAAGACCTGGGCCGCGGCCCTGAAGCAGAGCAGCGACGCCATGTCGCGGTACACGCCCGCGCGACCCGGCGACCGGACCCTCGTCGACGCGCTGTACCCCTTTGTCGAGGTCCTCGGCGAGTCGGGCGACGTCAAGAAGGCGGCCGAGGCGGCGCGCGCGGGCGCGGAGACGACAAAGGGCATGAAGGCCAGCCTGGGGCGGACGGTGTACGTCGGCGGCTCCGGGTTCGAGCAGGTGCCCGACCCCGGCGCGTGGGGGTTGAGCTGCTTCTTTAGCGGGTTGGCGGGCCTGGAGGGTGAGGATGGGTGGGAGAAGCTGTAG
- a CDS encoding glycosyl hydrolase family 76: MRGFLKVAGAACLLGQLADAAVKINFDQDQSIKDGASTIAFGLLKFYTGNNTGDTPGNLPDPYFWWEAGAMFGTMVDYWRLTGDDSYNAVTTQALLHQAGDDADFMPRNQTRTEGNDDQGFWAMAAMSAAENNFPNPPSDKPQWLALAQATFNQYVSRWDTATCGGGLRWQIFTFNNGFNYKNSISNGCFFNIAARLARFTGNQTYADWAEKIWDWETSVGLITPEFKIYDGATVDNGMNCKDIDTIQWSYNAGIFLHGAATMYNLTQDKKWLTRTEGVLTEATTLFFNQTAMFEQACEAFKLCDQDQQSFKGYFTRWMAGTAQVVPSLFDKIMGLLRPSAELAIAACNGSPATGYKGQPGTACGFQWVPKGQFDGLVGVGAQMNALDAAMYMLVKKADTKTAPVTADTGGTSVGNANAGMSSQPKIPTLPPIETKDKVAAGFATTAITLSIVAGCFFIMK, from the exons ATGCGGGGGTTCTTGAAGGTTGCTGGCGCAGCATGCCTGCTGGGCCAGCTCGCGGACGCGGCTGTCAAGATCAACTTTGACCAAGACCAGTCCATCAAGGATGGTGCGAGCACAATAGCCTTCGGCTTGTTGAAGTTCTACACAGGAAACAACACTGGCGACACACCAGGCAACTTACCAGATCCGTACTTCT GGTGGGAGGCTGGAGCGATGTTCGGCACAATGGTGGATTACTGGCGCCTGACGGGAGACGATTCATACAACGCAGTAACAACACAAGCGCTACTTCATCAGGCAGGCGATGACGCCGACTTCATGCCGAGAAACCAGACGAGGACGGAAGGAAATGACGACCAAGGATTCTGGGCTATGGCGGCAATGAGCGCGGCGGAGAACAACTTCCCGAACCCTCCATCAGACAAGCCTCAATGGTTGGCGCTGGCTCAGGCTACCTTCAATCAATATGTTAGCCGCTGGGATACGGCGACGTGCGGTGGTGGGTTACGGTGGCAGATCTTCACGTTCAACAACGGTTTCAACTATAAGAACTCGATTTCAAACGGATGCTTTTTCAACATTGCAGCTCGACTAGCACGATTTACCGGCAACCAGACGTACGCGGACTGGGCGGAGAAGATTTGGGATTGGGAGACGAGCGTCGGCCTGATCACGCCCGAGTTCAAGATTTACGATGGCGCCACGGTCGACAACGGGATGAACTGCAAGGATATCGACACGATCCAGTGGTCATACAACGCGGGCATCTTCCTGCACGGTGCCGCGACGATGTACAACTTGACCCAGGACAAAAAGTGGTTAACGCGAACCGAGGGCGTGCTGACCGAGGCGACGACGTTGTTCTTCAACCAGACCGCCATGTTCGAGCAGGCCTGCGAGGCATTCAAGCTGTGCGACCAGGACCAGCAGAGTTTCAAGGGGTACTTCACGAGGTGGATGGCCGGAACGGCGCAGGTGGTGCCCTCCCTGTTTGACAAGATTATGGGTCTCCTCAGACCCAGCGCCGAACTCGCTATTGCCGCTTGCAACGGTTCGCCGGCTACAGGCTACAAGGGCCAACCGGGTACGGCGTGCGGATTTCAATGGGTGCCGAAAGGCCAGTTCGATGGCCTGGTCGGTGTGGGCGCGCAGATGAACGCGCTCGACGCCGCCATGTACATGCTCGTGAAGAAGGCGGACACCAAGACGGCGCCGGTGACGGCCGACACGGGCGGCACGTCGGTGGGCAACGCCAACGCCGGCATGAGCTCGCAGCCCAAGATTCCCACTTTGCCGCCGATCGAGACCAAGGATAAGGTTGCTGCCGGATTCGCTACGACGGCTATCACTTTGAGCATCGTGGCCGGGTGCTTTTTCATCATGAAATGA
- a CDS encoding large neutral amino acids transporter small subunit 1, translating to MADLRTDETSPFLQRPPATARSRDTSPAASAASASRKLTLFNGLAIVISLQIGSGIFSVPSQISQFVTAPGYGLLAWLFGGLLVWTGAASFIELGLRIPNNGGIQEYLRACYGEFAGFLFTWVWCTIIKPAANSMIATIFADYLTEAFVADQETLPPWVSKVVAASCIVTMTLVNCLGATAGAKAANLFLFLKMTALTIIIVLGCGVWAFGHGEGVPSSEYGWFGQAPEQREISLWEWLGDFGTATFGALWCYAGWEMVGFVLGDMKNPRRDLPLVINGSMIVVIIGFMLMNAALYVCLPMSVMRTSSTVAVEFANRILGTWAGLLFCVIVSISAMGALNSNVFATAKLVVVASQRGYFPAILANLHCSHEKDEAACVDEYLSSTPRLIRGPIKGFLSWTQNRRWRRNVPLLPLMLNCALSIVYVGVGSFNGLVTFIGLAAYMIFFSSAVGLILLRRRDGRVPGVKAAEYSTWLINPVIFSAISGLLVVRGVISEPVQGGAILLVALLGIGFFSLRFGLRGFTYAETG from the exons ATGGCGGACCTCCGCACCGACGAAACCTCGCCGTTTCTCCAACGGCCCCCGGCAACAGCAAGATCCCGCGATACTTCCCCGGCAGCGTCGGCGGCGTCGGCGTCACGCAAGCTCACCCTCTTCAACGGCCTCGCAATCGTTATCAGCCTACAAATCGGCTCGGGGATCTTCAGCGTACCCTCGCAAATTAGCCAATTTGTCACTGCTCCAGGATACGGCCTCTTGGCCTGGCTTTTTGGTGGTCTTCTCGTCTGGACGGGCGCCGCCTCCTTCATCGAACTTGGGTTGCGCATCCCCAATAATGGCGGCATCCAGGAATACCTGCGGGCCTGCTACGGCGAGTTCGCCGGGTTCTTGTTCACCTGGGTCTGGTGCACCATCATCAAGCCCGCGGCGAACTCAATGATTGCGACAATTTTCGCGGATTATCTGACTGAGGCCTTTGTGGCCGACCAAGAGACGCTGCCGCCTTGGGTATCAAAGGTGGTGGCGGCGAGCTGCATCGTGACCATGACACTGGTTAATTGCCTGGGTGCGACCGCGGGCGCAAAAGCGGCCAACTtgtttctctttttaaagatGACGGCTCTGACTATCATCATCGTCCTTGGCTGCGGCGTCTGGGCCTTCGGTCACGGAGAGGGTGTCCCCTCATCCGAGTATGGATGGTTTGGCCAGGCTCCTGAGCAGCGAGAAATCAGTCTTTGGGAGTGGCTCGGTGATTTTGGAACGGCAACGTTTGGAGCTCTCTGGTGTTATGCCGGCTGGGAAATG GTTGGCTTTGTCTTGGGAGATATGAAAAATCCAAGGAGAGATCTGCCCCTCGTGATTAATGGCTCCATGATTGTGGTGATCATCGGCTTCATGCTGATGAATGCGGCTCTGTATGTCTGCCTACCCATGAGCGTCATGCGGACAAGCAGCACCGTCGCGGTG GAGTTCGCCAACAGGATCCTTGGAACTTGGGCTGGGCTTCTCTTTTGCGTGATAGTGTCCATTTCGGCAATGGGTGCTTTGAACTCCAACGTCTTTGCGACCGCCAAGCTCGTCGTTGTTGCCAGTCAGAGGGGATATTTTCCTGCGATCCTGGCAAATCTGCACTGTAGCCACGAAAAAGACGAGGCTGCGTGTGTCGACGAATATCTTTCGTCTACGCCGAGACTGATCCGAGGACCTATCAAGGGCTTCTTGTCCTGGACCCAGAATCGTCGGTGGAGGAGAAACGTACCACTGCTCCCCCTTATGTTGAACTGTGCCTTGTCAATCGTATATGTAGGTGTCGGGAGCTTCAATGGGCTCGTTACTTTTATCG GTTTGGCGGCGTATAtgatcttcttctcctcggccGTTGGCCTCATACTTCTCCGTAGAAGAGACGGCCGCGTACCGGGGGTGAAGGCCGCCGAGTATAGCACTTGGCTCATCAATCCTGTCATCTTTAGCGCCATCAGTGGCCTGTTGGTCGTCAGAGGAGTCATCTCTGAACCTGTGCAGGGAGGGGCTATTCTTTTGGTCGCCTTGCTCGGCATCGGCTTCTTCTCGCTCAGGTTTGGCTTGCGCGGCTTCACCTACGCAGAGACCGGATGA